In the Sarcophilus harrisii chromosome 3, mSarHar1.11, whole genome shotgun sequence genome, one interval contains:
- the LIN37 gene encoding protein lin-37 homolog isoform X2: MVGGGASSGRWPLRLLIGLFRRRAATLPNGSNGRAGKGETVGPKPLRWPKTEVKSCLSTAHPQVPGREELEMSKARNHLDAVLQCLLEKSDVDRDQLEEEAGKTPSDAHSKPSARFPHHRRKKRKEMEDGLAEGGQQRPNTYTIKLFDRSVDLAQFSENTPLYPICRAWMRNCPSVREPERSPSPAPAPRPEDEEGTEVTNGKSRDVYKLPPPTAPCPPGEAPSPRIPSPLRPEGQEASEDPPPETAPTMSSLIYRNMERWKRIRQRWKEASHRNQLRYSESMKILREMYERQ, translated from the exons ATGGTTGGGGGTGGGGCTTCGAGCGGGAGGTGGCCGTTAAGGCTTCTGATTGGTCTATTCCGGAGACGAGCGGCCACGCTGCCCAATGGAAGCAACGGGCGGGCGGGCAAGGGTGAGACCGTGGGACCTAAGCCGCTGCGGTGGCCTAAGACGGAGGTGAAGAGCTGTCTGTCCACGGCCCATCCCCAGGTCCCGGGCCGGGAAG AGCTGGAGATGTCCAAAGCCAGGAACCATCTGGATGCCGTCCTGCAGTGCTTGCTGGAGAAGAGCGACGTGGACCG GGACCAGCTGGAGGAGGAGGCCGGGAAAACACCCTCCGATGCTCACAGCAA GCCCTCAGCCCGGTTCCCCCATcacaggaggaagaagaggaaggagatggaGGATGGGCTCGCTGAGGGGGGACAGCAGAGACCCA ACACTTATACCATCAAGCTATTTGACCGCAGCGTGGACCTGGCCCAGTTCAGTGAGAACACGCCGCTTTACCCCATCTGCCGGGCTTGGATGCGCAACTGCCCCTCGGTGCGGGAGCCAGAGCGCTCGCCCAGCCCCGCCCCAGCTCCCCGGCCGGAGGATGAGGAG GGAACCGAGGTCACCAACGGTAAGAGCCGAGATGTGTACAAGCTGCCGCCCCCCACTGCCCCCTGCCCTCCTGGGGAAGCCCCCAGTCCCAGGATCCCCTCCCCACTTCGGCCAGAGGGCCAGGAGGCCTCTGAGGACCCG CCCCCCGAGACAGCCCCAACCATGTCCTCCCTCATCTACCGCAACATGGAGCGCTGGAAACGCATCAGGCAGAG GTGGAAGGAGGCTTCCCATCGGAACCAGCTGCGGTACTCCGAGAGCATGAAGATCCTGCGCGAGATGTATGAGCGCCAGTGA
- the PSENEN gene encoding gamma-secretase subunit PEN-2, translating to MNLERVSNEEKLNLCRKYYLGGFALLPFLWLVNVLWFFREAFLAPAYEEQGQIKGYVWRSALGLVFWLVALTSWITIFQINRARWGALGDYLSFTIPLGIP from the exons ATGAACCTGGAACGGGTGTCCAATGAGGAGAAGCTGAACCTCTGCCGGAAGTACTACCTAG GGGGGTTTGCGCTCCTGCCCTTCCTCTGGCTGGTGAACGTCCTGTGGTTCTTCCGAGAGGCTTTCCTGGCGCCAGCCTACGAGGAGCAGGGACAGATCAAAGGCT aCGTCTGGCGTTCCGCCTTGGGGCTTGTCTTTTGGCTGGTGGCGCTGACCTCCTGGATCACCATCTTCCAGATCAATCGTGCCCGCTGGGGCGCCCTGGGCGACTACCTGTCCTTCACCATCCCTTTGGGCATACCCTGA
- the PROSER3 gene encoding proline and serine-rich protein 3: protein MRPGESPEAGPGGEEGRRGGRGGRAGGAAGTDARSRERADAAGEAAGAGRARGKPGPAGILLAQVPNPWPAHQPSPPPPPPASKSPDFSESWPSTSLSSPSQHSAEQTEKSGDSVLAKYMARFRQAQPTSRQERQSAGPGAASFWWLQPPDPSADEDDGGGGLSPGRTSPPGRGSSWTETCASGPRQGPISPLEASDTPTLDLETLSLQDRAAQLLLRSEISSSNNGSHDEDTSIPVSSEGLPSSPPPFTSDPGPGPHLRKPSSLTRTRISLPSVSHPKDDILFQWRLRRKMEVAREECAHGLQAQSWLPSRALVTQTRSHDPPKTRQMYVPGPVVANQLTSLAPLSNSQQSPPVPLCDPQQSLPVPLCDPQQSPPVLLCGSQQSPPVPLYGSQQNPPVPFCVSNQSPPVSLCQSQQSPPVPLCGSQQSPRVSLCGSQQSPVPLSGSQQSPVLLFGPHQSPSVPLSGSQPSPSVSLSGSQESPSVPLCRSQQSPPVSLCGSRQSPPVPRCGSQQSLLVPFCVSNQSTPVSHCVSQQSPPFPPCGSQQSLPVVCPHELNPSVSLNPQPNSPIPLHLPPASPIPPHLSSVLPLCTPQPSPQPSGPDPLSLCRSPFFLHSTPETGCTRCRSGAILPSSRGPSEAKRRDHKPRKARGPRPEPKPGPLLRGALKQVVAARLFSRPSEDSPSPCDGPPSPAETSPPRELLALASGLLEAAEDSDGTEFEEDALLRVLRARRSELRSCLREVDKRLSKVMDPENLGPGSPTETSSRRRIKE from the exons ATGCGCCCGGGAGAGAGCCCGGAAGCAGGGcctggaggggaggaggggaggaggggagggaggggcggCCGGGCAGGAGGGGCCGCAGGGACAGATGCTCGGAGCCGGGAGAGGGCGGACGCGGCGGGAGAAGCCGCAGGTGCAGGCAGGGCGAGGGGGAAGCCGGGCCCAGCGGGCATCCTCCTCGCCCAA GTCCCGAATCCATGGCCAGCACATCAGCccagccccccaccccctcctccagccTCCAAGTCCCCAGACTTTAGCGAGTCATGGCCTTCCACAAGCCTCTCATCCCCCTCTCAACACTCTGCAGAGCAGACAGAGAAATCAGGGGACTCTGTGCTCGCCAA GTACATGGCCCGGTTTCGGCAGGCCCAGCCCACCAGCCGCCAGGAGCGGCAGTCAGCGGGCCCCGGCGCCGCCAGCTTCTGGTGGCTGCAGCCCCCCGACCCCTCGGCAG ATGAGGACGACGGAGGCGGCGGCCTCAGCCCGGGCCGGACCTCACCCCCGGGGAGGGGATCCTCCTGGACGGAAACGTGCGCATCAGGGCCTCGCCAG GGCCCCATTTCTCCACTGGAAGCCTCCGACACCCCAACGTTGGACCTCGAGACCCTGAGTCTCCAGGACAGGGCGGCCCAGCTTCTCCTCCGGAG TGAGATTTCTTCTAGCAACAATGGCAGCCATGATGAAGACACCTCCATTCCAGTCAGCTCTGAGGGCCTCCCCTCCTCCCCGCCACCTTTCACCTCTGACCCTGGACCAGGCCCCCACCTCAGGAAACCAT CCTCATTGACACGGACCCGAATCTCTCTGCCATCTGTGAGCCACCCTAAGGATGACATCCTCTTCCAGTGGCGTCTCCGGAGGAAGATGGAAGTGGCCCGGGAGGAGTGCGCACATGGGCTCCAGGCACAGTCCTGGCTCCCCAGCAGGGCCCTG GTCACCCAGACTAGGAGCCACGATCCACCTAAGACTCGCCAGATGTATGTCCCAGGACCTGTTGTTGCCAACCAGCTGACCTCTCTGGCCCCTCTCAGCAACTCCCAACAGAGCCCCCCAGTCCCCCTCTGTGACCCTCAGCAGAGCCTCCCTGTCCCCCTCTGTGACCCTCAGCAGAGCCCCCCTGTCCTCCTCTGTGGGTCCCAGCAAAGCCCCCCTGTCCCTCTCTATGGGTCCCAGCAGAATCCCCCAGTCCCCTTCTGTGTATCCAACCAGAGcccccctgtctctctctgtcagtcCCAGCAAAGCCCCCCAGTCCCTCTCTGTGGGTCCCAGCAAAGCCCCCGTGTTTCTCTCTGTGGGTCCCAGCAGAGCCCAGTCCCCCTCTCTGGGTCCCAGCAGAGCCCAGTCCTTCTCTTTGGGCCCCATCAGAGCCCCTCAGTCCCCCTCTCTGGGTCCCAGCCGAGCCCCTCAGTCTCCCTCTCTGGCTCCCAGGAGAGCCCCTCAGTCCCTCTCTGTAGGTCCCAGCAAAGcccccctgtctctctctgtgggtCCCGGCAGAGCCCCCCAGTCCCCCGCTGTGGGTCCCAGCAGAGTCTCCTGGTCCCCTTCTGTGTATCCAACCAGAGCACCCCTGTCTCTCACTGTGTGTCCCAGCAGAGCCCCCCATTCCCCCCCTGTGGGTCCCAGCAGAGCCTTCCTGTTGTCTGTCCACATGAGTTAAACCCCTCGGTTTCTCTTAATCCCCAGCCAAACTCACCAATCCCCCTTCATCTTCCTCCAGCCTCCCCGATTCCTCCCCACCTGAGCTCTGTGCTGCCTCTTTGTACCCCTCAGCCAAGCCCCCAGCCCTCAGGGCCAGATCCCCTCTCCCTCTGTCGGAGCCCTTTCTTTCTCCACTCCACGCCAGAAACGGGTTGCACAAGATGCCGGTCTGGGGCCATTCTCCCAAGTTCTAGGGGCCCCTCTGAGGCTAAGAGGCGTGACCACAAGCCCAGAAAGGCTCGGGGTCCCAGGCCTGAGCCAAAGCCTGGGCCACTACTGAGGGGGGCCCTCAAGCAGGTGGTGGCTGCTCGCCTCTTCTCGAGACCCTCAGAAGACTCCCCCTCCCCCTGTGATGGGCCCCCCTCTCCTGCTGAGACCTCGCCCCCCAGGGAGCTGCTGGCTCTGGCTTCCGGGTTGCTGGAAGCTGCTGAAG ACTCAGATGGGACAGAATTTGAAGAGGATGCCCTGCTGCGGGTGCTCCGGGCCAGGCGTTCAGAGCTCCGGTCGTGCTTGAG GGAGGTTGACAAgcgcttgtccaaggtcatggaCCCGGAGAACCTGGGGCCCGGCTCCCCCACAGAGACCTCCAGCAGACGCAGGATTAAGGAATAA
- the HSPB6 gene encoding heat shock protein beta-6, with protein sequence MEIPVPIQPSWLRRPTPLAFPSLTTPTRLFDQRFGEGLLEAELAALCPQALAPYYLRAPSVALRADPAPGEGTLAKGEFSVLLDVKHFSPEEINVKVVGEHVEVHARHEERPDEHGFISREFHRRYRLPEGVDPAAVTSALSPEGILSIQASATTPGTQAAERTVPIAQGEVSGAK encoded by the exons ATGGAGATCCCTGTGCCCATCCAGCCGTCCTGGCTGCGCCGCCCAACCCCCCTGGCATTCCCCAGCCTGACCACCCCCACCAGGCTCTTCGATCAGCGCTTTGGGGAGGGTCTGCTGGAGGCTGAACTGGCTGCCCTGTGCCCGCAGGCTCTAGCACCCTACTACCTTCGGGCACCTAGCGTGGCCCTTAGGGCTGATCCTGCTCCTGGAGAG GGGACCCTGGCCAAGGGGGAGTTCTCCGTGTTACTGGACGTGAAGCACTTCTCCCCAGAGGAGATCAACGTTAAGGTGGTGGGGGAGCACGTGGAAGTCCATGCCCGCCACGAGGAACGCCCA GATGAGCACGGCTTCATCTCCCGAGAGTTTCACCGCCGCTATCGGCTACCAGAGGGGGTGGACCCCGCCGCGGTGACCTCAGCTCTGTCCCCCGAGGGGATCCTGTCCATCCAGGCCTCAGCCACCACCCCGGGGACCCAGGCAGCTGAGCGCACTGTGCCCATTGCCCAGGGAGAAGTGTCTGGGGCAAAGTAG
- the LIN37 gene encoding protein lin-37 homolog isoform X1, whose protein sequence is MVGGGASSGRWPLRLLIGLFRRRAATLPNGSNGRAGKGETVGPKPLRWPKTEVKSCLSTAHPQVPGREELEMSKARNHLDAVLQCLLEKSDVDRDQLEEEAGKTPSDAHSKDCSLTSAGKRPSARFPHHRRKKRKEMEDGLAEGGQQRPNTYTIKLFDRSVDLAQFSENTPLYPICRAWMRNCPSVREPERSPSPAPAPRPEDEEGTEVTNGKSRDVYKLPPPTAPCPPGEAPSPRIPSPLRPEGQEASEDPPPETAPTMSSLIYRNMERWKRIRQRWKEASHRNQLRYSESMKILREMYERQ, encoded by the exons ATGGTTGGGGGTGGGGCTTCGAGCGGGAGGTGGCCGTTAAGGCTTCTGATTGGTCTATTCCGGAGACGAGCGGCCACGCTGCCCAATGGAAGCAACGGGCGGGCGGGCAAGGGTGAGACCGTGGGACCTAAGCCGCTGCGGTGGCCTAAGACGGAGGTGAAGAGCTGTCTGTCCACGGCCCATCCCCAGGTCCCGGGCCGGGAAG AGCTGGAGATGTCCAAAGCCAGGAACCATCTGGATGCCGTCCTGCAGTGCTTGCTGGAGAAGAGCGACGTGGACCG GGACCAGCTGGAGGAGGAGGCCGGGAAAACACCCTCCGATGCTCACAGCAA GGACTGCTCTCTCACCTCAGCTGGCAAACG GCCCTCAGCCCGGTTCCCCCATcacaggaggaagaagaggaaggagatggaGGATGGGCTCGCTGAGGGGGGACAGCAGAGACCCA ACACTTATACCATCAAGCTATTTGACCGCAGCGTGGACCTGGCCCAGTTCAGTGAGAACACGCCGCTTTACCCCATCTGCCGGGCTTGGATGCGCAACTGCCCCTCGGTGCGGGAGCCAGAGCGCTCGCCCAGCCCCGCCCCAGCTCCCCGGCCGGAGGATGAGGAG GGAACCGAGGTCACCAACGGTAAGAGCCGAGATGTGTACAAGCTGCCGCCCCCCACTGCCCCCTGCCCTCCTGGGGAAGCCCCCAGTCCCAGGATCCCCTCCCCACTTCGGCCAGAGGGCCAGGAGGCCTCTGAGGACCCG CCCCCCGAGACAGCCCCAACCATGTCCTCCCTCATCTACCGCAACATGGAGCGCTGGAAACGCATCAGGCAGAG GTGGAAGGAGGCTTCCCATCGGAACCAGCTGCGGTACTCCGAGAGCATGAAGATCCTGCGCGAGATGTATGAGCGCCAGTGA
- the IGFLR1 gene encoding IGF-like family receptor 1 isoform X1: MGLRLLLWGATLLSWASGLVPVSWRCGFLEYWDGDYKCCRRCVERFGPPRCPDYEFTRHCGVTGDGNQLDFPFAPCPPGLCNRNWAEQCGQCPDRPLPPARPPAARDGRLQVRCSPKPIPSRSLCQMENATVPKMPTAPSSPSPRSPGPSPGEGPKGPPPTLVPPFFAGSMVWFVVGAAAFLATGLLLWAAVQVARRRADNKKVAQAGEVWKFFPLSEESVPPTLARQPLSRLLDELEVLEELVILLDPEPGPYGGSAWGTTRHLASRYGLPASWATFAYSLRPAHSPLRALLETVTTRDPTAQLGQLAHHLSQLGRGDALGVLHKLLQPPPPPSPAWKPPAVGTDPL, encoded by the exons ATGGGGCTCCGCCTCCTGCTGTGGGGGGCCACCCTGCTGTCCTGGGCCTCGGGCTTGGTCCCAGTCTCCTGGCGCTGCGGCTTCCTGGAGTACTGGGACGGGGACTACAAATGCTGCAGGCGCTGCGTGGAGCGCTTCGGACCCCCCAGATGTCCGG aTTACGAGTTCACCCGCCACTGCGGGGTCACCGGCGACGGCAATCAGCTGGATTTCCCCTTTGCTCCATGTCCACCTGGGCTGTGCAACAGGAACTGGGCCGAACAGTGCGGGCAATGCCCAGATCGACCTCTGCCCCCGGCCCGACCCCCTGCGGCCCGGGATGGACGCCTCCAAGTGCGCTGCTCTCCA AAACCCATACCCTCCAGGAGTCTGTGCCAGATGGAAAACGCAACGGTGCCCAAGATGCCCACCGCACCCTCATCTCCGAGCCCCCGAAGTCCAGGACCGAGCCCTGGGGAAGGCCCCAAGGGGCCGCCTCCGACCCTGGTGCCTCCTT TCTTTGCAGGGAGCATGGTCTGGTTCGTGGTGGGCGCTGCCGCCTTTCTAGCCACAGGCCTGCTGCTTTGGGCCGCTGTGCAGGTGGCGAGGCGGAGGGCCGACAACAAGAAGGTGGCACAAGCCGGGGAAGTCTGGAAGTTCTTCCCCCTAAGTGAGGAGTCTG TGCCTCCCACTTTGGCCCGCCAGCCCCTCTCGCGACTTCTGGACGAGCTCGAGGTGCTGGAAGAGCTGGTGATCCTGCTGGACCCCGAACCTGGGCCCTATGGGGGTTCTGCCTGGGGAACCACTCGACATTTGGCTTCCCGCTACGGGCTCCCGGCCTCCTGGGCCACCTTTGCCTACTCCCTGCGGCCAGCCCACTCCCCGCTCCGAGCCCTGCTGGAGACGGTGACGACGCGAGATCCCACGGCCCAGCTGGGACAGTTGGCCCACCACCTGAGCCAGCTGGGGCGTGGTGACGCGCTGGGGGTGCTGCATAAGCTCCTTCagccgccccctccccccagcccagCCTGGAAGCCCCCTGCCGTGGGGACAGAtcctttgtaa
- the LIN37 gene encoding protein lin-37 homolog isoform X3, translating into MFPVKVKVEKSELEMSKARNHLDAVLQCLLEKSDVDRDQLEEEAGKTPSDAHSKDCSLTSAGKRPSARFPHHRRKKRKEMEDGLAEGGQQRPNTYTIKLFDRSVDLAQFSENTPLYPICRAWMRNCPSVREPERSPSPAPAPRPEDEEGTEVTNGKSRDVYKLPPPTAPCPPGEAPSPRIPSPLRPEGQEASEDPPPETAPTMSSLIYRNMERWKRIRQRWKEASHRNQLRYSESMKILREMYERQ; encoded by the exons ATGTTCCCTGTGAAGGTGAAAGTGGAAAAGTCAG AGCTGGAGATGTCCAAAGCCAGGAACCATCTGGATGCCGTCCTGCAGTGCTTGCTGGAGAAGAGCGACGTGGACCG GGACCAGCTGGAGGAGGAGGCCGGGAAAACACCCTCCGATGCTCACAGCAA GGACTGCTCTCTCACCTCAGCTGGCAAACG GCCCTCAGCCCGGTTCCCCCATcacaggaggaagaagaggaaggagatggaGGATGGGCTCGCTGAGGGGGGACAGCAGAGACCCA ACACTTATACCATCAAGCTATTTGACCGCAGCGTGGACCTGGCCCAGTTCAGTGAGAACACGCCGCTTTACCCCATCTGCCGGGCTTGGATGCGCAACTGCCCCTCGGTGCGGGAGCCAGAGCGCTCGCCCAGCCCCGCCCCAGCTCCCCGGCCGGAGGATGAGGAG GGAACCGAGGTCACCAACGGTAAGAGCCGAGATGTGTACAAGCTGCCGCCCCCCACTGCCCCCTGCCCTCCTGGGGAAGCCCCCAGTCCCAGGATCCCCTCCCCACTTCGGCCAGAGGGCCAGGAGGCCTCTGAGGACCCG CCCCCCGAGACAGCCCCAACCATGTCCTCCCTCATCTACCGCAACATGGAGCGCTGGAAACGCATCAGGCAGAG GTGGAAGGAGGCTTCCCATCGGAACCAGCTGCGGTACTCCGAGAGCATGAAGATCCTGCGCGAGATGTATGAGCGCCAGTGA
- the IGFLR1 gene encoding IGF-like family receptor 1 isoform X2, producing MGLRLLLWGATLLSWASGLVPVSWRCGFLEYWDGDYKCCRRCVERFGPPRCPDYEFTRHCGVTGDGNQLDFPFAPCPPGLCNRNWAEQCGQCPDRPLPPARPPAARDGRLQVRCSPKPIPSRSLCQMENATVPKMPTAPSSPSPRSPGPSPGEGPKGPPPTLVPPWSMVWFVVGAAAFLATGLLLWAAVQVARRRADNKKVAQAGEVWKFFPLSEESVPPTLARQPLSRLLDELEVLEELVILLDPEPGPYGGSAWGTTRHLASRYGLPASWATFAYSLRPAHSPLRALLETVTTRDPTAQLGQLAHHLSQLGRGDALGVLHKLLQPPPPPSPAWKPPAVGTDPL from the exons ATGGGGCTCCGCCTCCTGCTGTGGGGGGCCACCCTGCTGTCCTGGGCCTCGGGCTTGGTCCCAGTCTCCTGGCGCTGCGGCTTCCTGGAGTACTGGGACGGGGACTACAAATGCTGCAGGCGCTGCGTGGAGCGCTTCGGACCCCCCAGATGTCCGG aTTACGAGTTCACCCGCCACTGCGGGGTCACCGGCGACGGCAATCAGCTGGATTTCCCCTTTGCTCCATGTCCACCTGGGCTGTGCAACAGGAACTGGGCCGAACAGTGCGGGCAATGCCCAGATCGACCTCTGCCCCCGGCCCGACCCCCTGCGGCCCGGGATGGACGCCTCCAAGTGCGCTGCTCTCCA AAACCCATACCCTCCAGGAGTCTGTGCCAGATGGAAAACGCAACGGTGCCCAAGATGCCCACCGCACCCTCATCTCCGAGCCCCCGAAGTCCAGGACCGAGCCCTGGGGAAGGCCCCAAGGGGCCGCCTCCGACCCTGGTGCCTCCTT GGAGCATGGTCTGGTTCGTGGTGGGCGCTGCCGCCTTTCTAGCCACAGGCCTGCTGCTTTGGGCCGCTGTGCAGGTGGCGAGGCGGAGGGCCGACAACAAGAAGGTGGCACAAGCCGGGGAAGTCTGGAAGTTCTTCCCCCTAAGTGAGGAGTCTG TGCCTCCCACTTTGGCCCGCCAGCCCCTCTCGCGACTTCTGGACGAGCTCGAGGTGCTGGAAGAGCTGGTGATCCTGCTGGACCCCGAACCTGGGCCCTATGGGGGTTCTGCCTGGGGAACCACTCGACATTTGGCTTCCCGCTACGGGCTCCCGGCCTCCTGGGCCACCTTTGCCTACTCCCTGCGGCCAGCCCACTCCCCGCTCCGAGCCCTGCTGGAGACGGTGACGACGCGAGATCCCACGGCCCAGCTGGGACAGTTGGCCCACCACCTGAGCCAGCTGGGGCGTGGTGACGCGCTGGGGGTGCTGCATAAGCTCCTTCagccgccccctccccccagcccagCCTGGAAGCCCCCTGCCGTGGGGACAGAtcctttgtaa